Proteins encoded by one window of Hymenobacter sp. J193:
- a CDS encoding LytTR family DNA-binding domain-containing protein produces MNILLVEDEARIARRLERMTRAFFGPQLASLTVCESLPMALRALHTAAPDLLLLDLNLNGQDGFDLLKSVAAGAFHTIIISAYTEKAITAFAHGVLDFVPKPFTEERLTQAFARLTIPTAKPENALQFLTVKKQGSLVLIEVKELRYIKGAGIYSELHLLNGRKGLHDKSLNKLTQLLPASFERIHKSYIACLTQAEKIIVQEGSRYQLLLKSGQLLPIGRSRYKELRSKIN; encoded by the coding sequence ATGAATATTCTCCTAGTGGAAGACGAAGCCCGCATCGCCCGGCGGCTGGAGCGCATGACCCGCGCCTTCTTCGGCCCTCAACTTGCGAGTCTCACCGTTTGCGAATCGCTGCCCATGGCCCTGCGCGCACTCCACACCGCTGCGCCCGACCTGCTTTTGCTTGACCTGAACCTGAACGGCCAGGACGGCTTCGACCTGCTGAAAAGTGTCGCGGCCGGCGCCTTCCACACCATCATCATTTCGGCGTACACGGAAAAAGCCATTACCGCCTTCGCCCACGGCGTGCTCGATTTCGTGCCCAAGCCCTTCACCGAAGAGCGGCTGACCCAGGCCTTTGCCCGCCTGACCATACCCACCGCCAAGCCCGAGAATGCCCTGCAGTTTCTGACCGTGAAGAAGCAGGGTAGCCTGGTATTGATTGAGGTGAAAGAGCTTCGCTACATCAAAGGCGCGGGCATTTACTCCGAACTGCATCTGCTAAACGGCCGAAAAGGGTTGCACGACAAGTCCCTCAATAAGCTGACACAATTGCTGCCCGCTTCCTTCGAGCGCATTCACAAGTCCTACATCGCCTGCCTCACACAAGCCGAAAAAATCATCGTGCAGGAAGGCAGCCGCTACCAGCTGCTCCTCAAAAGCGGCCAGCTACTGCCTATCGGCCGCTCCCGGTACAAGGAACTACGCAGCAAAATAAACTGA
- a CDS encoding histidine kinase, translated as MLYLHTLQVQAIEAERQAAQLLSSRLKLELLKKNIQPHFIKNTLTSMLDWVEESPKEGAVFIQALAREFDILNDIAEATLIPVSQEIALCRHHLQVMEFRKEIRYELETFGIDLGDLIPPAIFHTVLENGITHSLPPADGCIRFQLRFERTGRTKHYTLLTCAHNRPEAPNGPPSTGFHYIEARLRESFGSQWAFSSHAVPEGWLTSITIGPLV; from the coding sequence ATGCTGTATCTGCACACCCTTCAGGTGCAGGCCATAGAAGCAGAGCGCCAGGCGGCTCAGCTACTCTCTTCGCGGCTGAAACTGGAGCTGCTAAAGAAGAACATTCAGCCCCATTTCATCAAAAACACGCTCACGTCCATGCTCGACTGGGTGGAAGAATCACCCAAAGAAGGCGCCGTGTTCATCCAGGCCCTGGCCCGGGAGTTCGACATTCTCAACGACATTGCCGAGGCCACGCTTATCCCCGTGAGCCAGGAAATAGCGCTCTGCCGCCACCATTTGCAGGTGATGGAGTTCCGCAAGGAAATTCGCTACGAGCTCGAAACCTTCGGCATTGACCTAGGCGACCTCATTCCGCCGGCCATTTTCCACACCGTGCTCGAAAACGGTATTACCCACAGCCTGCCCCCGGCCGATGGCTGCATACGGTTTCAGCTCCGATTTGAGCGCACCGGCCGCACCAAGCACTACACCCTGCTCACCTGCGCCCACAACCGGCCCGAGGCCCCTAACGGCCCGCCTAGCACCGGCTTCCACTACATCGAAGCCCGCCTCCGGGAAAGCTTCGGCAGCCAGTGGGCATTCTCGTCGCACGCCGTACCGGAAGGCTGGCTTACCTCCATCACCATTGGTCCCTTGGTATGA
- a CDS encoding alpha/beta fold hydrolase, with the protein MKKRSFLLLLPLLFQVYAGNAQHTQRQLSTVISRQIDTLLMPDIEGIKQALEIKTDDSNKPVLLFLSGGPGSSMMPAASSFTSLLKTKFTLVQWDQRDAGKTLALNPSPTQPSVAQMKRDTYQVIRFLTKELNQEKIYLAGSSWGNVLGFYMVEKHPELLHGYFAVNPVISQLASEQELLEILRTHFKEDPLASKELASVTIPFEKDEDLFYLRKWLFYKEGKKYATSDEFKNGFLKWSATWSPVWNEVMAIDLPKTLKKVKCPIYFFVGKNDIQTSSTITQNYFQVIKAPRKSLFVFENSGHQIHKDEPEKLQKAILQTLEIKGSTITGGD; encoded by the coding sequence GTGAAAAAGCGCTCCTTCTTACTCCTGTTGCCTCTTCTTTTTCAAGTTTATGCTGGTAACGCCCAGCATACCCAAAGACAATTATCCACTGTTATTTCGCGCCAGATTGACACTCTTCTAATGCCTGATATTGAGGGAATTAAGCAGGCGCTGGAAATCAAGACGGATGATTCCAACAAGCCGGTGCTGTTGTTTTTATCGGGTGGGCCCGGAAGCTCGATGATGCCTGCCGCCAGTAGCTTTACCAGCCTTTTAAAAACCAAATTTACCCTGGTCCAGTGGGACCAACGGGATGCCGGAAAGACCTTGGCATTGAATCCTTCGCCAACCCAACCGTCCGTTGCGCAGATGAAACGGGACACGTACCAAGTTATCCGGTTTCTGACCAAGGAATTAAACCAGGAAAAAATATACCTGGCGGGCAGCTCTTGGGGAAACGTGTTGGGGTTTTATATGGTCGAAAAGCATCCGGAACTGCTGCATGGTTATTTCGCCGTGAATCCAGTTATCAGCCAATTAGCAAGCGAACAGGAGTTGCTTGAAATTCTAAGAACTCATTTCAAAGAAGACCCGCTGGCCAGCAAAGAGTTGGCAAGTGTAACTATTCCCTTCGAAAAGGACGAAGACTTGTTCTACCTCCGAAAGTGGCTTTTTTACAAGGAAGGCAAGAAGTACGCAACCAGCGACGAATTCAAAAATGGGTTTCTTAAATGGTCTGCGACGTGGTCGCCCGTGTGGAACGAAGTAATGGCCATTGATTTGCCGAAGACGTTGAAGAAGGTCAAGTGCCCGATTTATTTCTTCGTTGGCAAAAATGATATTCAAACATCATCTACCATTACACAAAACTATTTTCAGGTCATCAAAGCCCCAAGAAAGAGTCTGTTTGTCTTTGAAAATTCTGGTCATCAAATACATAAAGATGAACCGGAAAAATTGCAAAAAGCCATACTACAGACATTGGAAATAAAGGGCAGTACCATAACGGGAGGTGATTAG
- a CDS encoding Tn3 family transposase encodes MRAQIYARVPRAELQQALATAQALTQPAKRSYLEFLEAHYAAIKRFSAPLLADLDWENAFTGDDFFAALLVVRDLLTGTRRQLPPQPPRAFMAPAWQAFVGATGGPLSVPAYALSVLATLRERLRSGDVYVRHSRKHASLDSYLIPLNQWPALRADACAQLGLPAVPVQQLDDHLHELEGHLPRMEQILREGGDIRLNAQGELVVTPLAAAEVPVSAQELAAQVGQRLPLVELSELLGEVDAWTGFSRVLLGPEPVAAQRALLYAALLAAACNIPLTDMARSTALDYQALWWVASNYLREDALKQATTCLVNYQYRQPLAAAWGGGTLSSSDGQRFPVRGHVRAARALPRYYGYGQGLTFYTHTADQYSQFGSRAIASTVRDATYVLDEVLGNETELPLLEHTTDTHGYTDLVFALFDLLGLRFSPRLRDLKDQRLCKIQGRDLVYPSLKFTARFHPEFVRRHWDELLRVAASLKLGYVTSSLLISKLQAYPRQHQLTTLLQEYGRLLKTNFILRYLQSQPLRRRIHAQLNKGEQLHALRSWLWFGGDGALRRQQDEQQQETVRCLNLLTNLVVVWNTRYMQEVVAQLRREGEAVAAEDLRFLSPARYRHINRLGRYSFLPDETGLLAGLRPLRTGA; translated from the coding sequence CTGCGGGCGCAGATTTACGCCCGCGTCCCCCGGGCCGAACTGCAGCAGGCCCTGGCCACCGCCCAGGCCCTGACGCAGCCCGCCAAGCGCTCCTACCTGGAGTTTCTCGAAGCCCATTACGCGGCCATCAAGCGCTTTTCGGCCCCGCTGCTGGCCGACCTGGACTGGGAGAACGCCTTCACCGGCGACGACTTCTTCGCCGCCCTGCTGGTGGTGCGCGACTTGCTGACCGGCACCCGCCGCCAGTTGCCGCCCCAGCCGCCCCGGGCGTTTATGGCACCGGCCTGGCAGGCGTTTGTGGGCGCGACGGGTGGGCCGCTTTCGGTGCCGGCCTACGCCCTGAGCGTGCTGGCCACCCTGCGCGAGCGGTTGCGCTCGGGGGACGTGTACGTGCGCCACTCCCGCAAACACGCCAGCCTGGACAGCTACCTCATTCCGCTCAACCAATGGCCCGCGCTGCGGGCCGACGCCTGCGCCCAGCTGGGCTTGCCCGCCGTCCCAGTGCAGCAATTGGACGACCACCTGCACGAGTTGGAAGGGCACCTGCCGCGCATGGAGCAGATTCTACGGGAAGGCGGCGACATCCGCCTCAACGCGCAAGGCGAATTGGTGGTGACCCCGCTCGCCGCGGCCGAGGTGCCGGTCTCCGCCCAGGAATTGGCCGCGCAGGTCGGCCAGCGCCTGCCGCTGGTGGAACTGAGCGAGCTGCTGGGCGAAGTGGATGCCTGGACCGGCTTCTCCCGCGTACTCCTGGGCCCCGAGCCGGTGGCGGCGCAGCGGGCGCTGCTCTACGCCGCGCTGCTGGCCGCCGCGTGCAACATCCCGCTCACGGACATGGCCCGCAGCACCGCCCTGGACTACCAGGCCCTGTGGTGGGTGGCCAGCAACTACCTGCGCGAAGACGCGCTCAAGCAGGCCACCACGTGCCTGGTCAATTACCAGTACCGCCAGCCATTGGCCGCGGCCTGGGGCGGTGGAACGCTTTCCTCGTCCGATGGGCAGCGCTTTCCCGTGCGCGGCCACGTGCGCGCCGCCCGGGCGCTGCCGCGCTACTACGGCTACGGCCAGGGGCTCACCTTTTACACCCACACGGCCGACCAGTATTCGCAGTTCGGCAGCCGGGCGATTGCCTCCACCGTCCGCGACGCCACCTACGTGCTCGACGAGGTGCTGGGCAACGAAACGGAGCTGCCCCTGCTCGAGCACACCACCGACACGCACGGCTACACCGACCTGGTCTTTGCCCTGTTCGATTTGCTGGGCCTGCGCTTCTCGCCCCGGCTGCGCGATTTGAAGGACCAGCGCCTGTGCAAAATCCAGGGCCGCGACCTGGTCTACCCCTCCCTAAAATTCACGGCCCGCTTCCACCCCGAATTCGTGCGCCGCCACTGGGACGAGCTGCTACGCGTGGCCGCCTCGTTGAAGTTGGGCTACGTCACCTCCTCGCTGCTCATCAGCAAGCTGCAGGCCTACCCCCGGCAGCACCAGCTCACCACACTGCTGCAGGAATACGGCCGGCTGCTGAAAACCAACTTCATCCTGCGCTACCTGCAAAGCCAGCCGCTGCGCCGCCGCATCCACGCCCAGCTCAACAAAGGCGAGCAGCTGCACGCGCTGCGCAGCTGGCTCTGGTTCGGCGGCGACGGGGCCCTGCGCCGCCAGCAGGACGAGCAGCAGCAGGAAACCGTGCGCTGCCTGAACCTGCTCACCAACCTGGTCGTGGTCTGGAATACCCGGTATATGCAGGAAGTGGTCGCCCAGCTGAGGCGTGAAGGGGAAGCAGTCGCTGCCGAAGACCTGCGTTTCCTCTCGCCGGCGCGCTACCGGCACATCAATCGCCTCGGGCGCTACTCGTTCCTGCCCGACGAAACCGGGCTCCTGGCCGGACTACGGCCATTAAGAACCGGCGCTTAG
- a CDS encoding nuclear transport factor 2 family protein, whose protein sequence is MTDNKTILEKANAAIRAGNYEGFLAHCTDDTQWNFVGEQTLRGKEAVRTWMATAYEQPPVFLVKHLIAEADFVTALGTITLPDESGKATDYAYCDVWRFRDGKMAELTAFVIKP, encoded by the coding sequence ATGACAGACAACAAAACGATACTGGAAAAGGCAAATGCGGCCATTAGGGCCGGCAACTACGAAGGTTTCCTGGCGCACTGCACTGACGACACGCAGTGGAATTTTGTAGGCGAACAAACACTGCGAGGTAAGGAAGCGGTGCGCACCTGGATGGCCACGGCGTATGAACAGCCGCCCGTGTTTCTGGTCAAGCACCTTATTGCCGAGGCTGATTTCGTGACGGCCCTCGGCACGATTACGCTACCGGATGAAAGCGGGAAGGCGACCGACTACGCGTATTGTGACGTCTGGCGTTTTCGCGACGGGAAAATGGCCGAGTTAACGGCTTTCGTCATCAAACCCTGA
- a CDS encoding Dabb family protein has protein sequence MNVPASSALFVHHVLFYMPAAASEADKNTLLEGLQKLARIPSIRMAHIGTPAATNREVIDRTYTYSWLCLFDNAEQEELYQQHPIHDAFRQQYVAYWEKVVIYDALGPEIS, from the coding sequence ATGAATGTGCCCGCCTCGTCCGCTCTTTTTGTGCACCACGTCTTGTTTTACATGCCCGCTGCTGCCAGTGAGGCCGACAAAAACACCCTCCTGGAAGGGCTGCAGAAGTTAGCCCGCATTCCATCTATCAGGATGGCGCATATCGGCACGCCGGCCGCTACCAATCGAGAGGTGATTGACCGCACCTACACGTATTCGTGGCTCTGCCTGTTCGACAATGCTGAGCAAGAGGAACTCTATCAGCAGCACCCGATTCACGATGCCTTTCGCCAGCAGTATGTGGCCTACTGGGAGAAAGTGGTGATTTATGATGCCCTGGGACCTGAAATAAGCTAA
- a CDS encoding GH92 family glycosyl hydrolase, with product MKRLNRRFILVSAALVCGMAAFSPRASSRETASKHPTNSLTQYVDPYIGTDFHGHVFLGANVPFGAVQLGPVNITEGWDWCSGYHYSDSTIVGFSHTHLSGTGIGDLGDVTVMPTTGPVRVTEGRIKSLERGLVSLFSHKEEQARPGYYAVRLKRYDIKAELTATERVGFHQYTFPKSDASHLVFDLQQGIGWDLATDTHIEQLNDSTLVGYRNSKGWAADQRLYFAAVFSKPIRRFSSVQVLDTLGNTKPAATGNRIKGVVTFATQAGEKVRMKVGISPVSTAGALANIRAEIPHWNFDSVVAQADAAWNRELQKVRIQADEVRLKTFYTALYHTMIAPSVFNDHNGDYRGTDKQVRKNPGFTNLTTFSLWDTYRAAHPLFTLLQPERVNDMVSSMLAIYQQQGKLPVWHLMGNETNCMVGYSAVPVVADAYLKGFKGFDARLAYEAVKATAMRDEFGLKAVKEQGFIPADSEVESVSKGLEYAIDDWCIAQMARKMGKADDYAYFSKRAKNYANYFDKRVGFMRGRVAQNKWRVPFNPFTSVHEKSDFTEGNAWQYTWLVPQDVEGLVDLLGGEQRFSQKLDSLFLVKGSMGKEASPDISGLIGMYAHGNEPGHHITYLYSYVGQPWITAEKVRFITENFYTAKPDGIIGNEDVGQMSAWHVFSTLGFYPLNPANGTYVFGSPAIRQAIIQLAAGKTLTIEAKNNSSVNQYIQAVTLNGRAYPKSYITHEELLKGGTLSFEMGPKPSKTWGVAPADRPKSVL from the coding sequence ATGAAGCGCCTCAACCGTCGGTTTATCCTTGTCTCAGCCGCCTTGGTTTGCGGTATGGCCGCTTTCTCTCCTCGAGCCAGCAGCCGGGAAACGGCCAGTAAACACCCAACAAACAGCCTCACCCAGTACGTGGACCCGTATATCGGCACCGATTTTCACGGCCACGTATTTCTGGGGGCGAATGTGCCGTTTGGGGCCGTGCAGCTGGGGCCGGTAAACATTACCGAGGGCTGGGACTGGTGCTCGGGCTACCACTACTCCGATTCTACTATCGTCGGCTTTTCCCACACCCACCTGAGCGGGACCGGCATTGGCGACCTGGGCGATGTGACGGTGATGCCTACCACCGGGCCGGTGCGCGTGACCGAAGGCCGGATAAAAAGCCTTGAGCGAGGCCTGGTTTCACTGTTCTCGCACAAGGAAGAGCAGGCCCGGCCCGGCTACTACGCCGTGCGCCTGAAACGTTACGATATCAAGGCCGAGCTGACAGCTACCGAGCGGGTGGGCTTCCACCAGTACACGTTTCCCAAATCCGATGCCTCGCACCTGGTATTCGATCTGCAGCAGGGCATTGGCTGGGACCTGGCCACCGACACGCACATCGAGCAGCTCAACGACAGCACCCTCGTTGGGTACCGCAACTCCAAGGGCTGGGCTGCGGATCAGCGTCTCTATTTCGCGGCAGTATTCTCGAAGCCTATCCGCCGCTTCAGCAGCGTGCAGGTGCTGGACACATTGGGCAACACCAAGCCCGCCGCTACCGGCAACCGCATCAAGGGCGTGGTGACTTTTGCCACGCAGGCGGGCGAAAAAGTCCGGATGAAAGTGGGCATTTCCCCCGTGAGTACCGCGGGGGCGCTGGCCAATATCCGGGCCGAAATTCCGCACTGGAATTTTGACAGCGTAGTGGCGCAGGCCGATGCCGCCTGGAACCGGGAGCTGCAGAAAGTGCGCATTCAGGCCGATGAAGTTCGCCTGAAAACCTTCTACACGGCCCTCTACCATACCATGATTGCGCCTTCCGTCTTCAACGACCACAACGGCGACTACCGGGGCACCGACAAGCAGGTGCGTAAAAATCCGGGCTTTACCAATCTGACTACCTTCTCCCTCTGGGACACCTACCGGGCAGCGCACCCGCTGTTCACCCTTCTCCAGCCCGAGCGGGTCAACGACATGGTTAGCTCCATGCTGGCCATCTATCAGCAGCAGGGCAAGCTCCCCGTTTGGCACCTGATGGGCAACGAAACCAACTGTATGGTAGGCTACAGCGCTGTGCCCGTCGTGGCCGATGCCTACCTGAAAGGCTTCAAGGGGTTTGATGCCAGGCTGGCCTACGAGGCCGTGAAGGCCACCGCCATGCGCGACGAGTTTGGGCTGAAAGCCGTGAAAGAGCAAGGCTTCATTCCGGCCGACAGCGAAGTGGAAAGCGTATCGAAAGGCCTGGAGTACGCCATCGACGACTGGTGTATTGCACAGATGGCCAGGAAAATGGGCAAGGCCGATGACTACGCCTATTTCAGCAAGCGCGCCAAAAACTACGCGAACTACTTCGACAAGCGCGTGGGCTTTATGCGCGGCCGCGTGGCGCAAAACAAGTGGCGTGTCCCGTTCAATCCGTTTACGTCGGTGCATGAGAAAAGCGACTTTACGGAGGGCAACGCCTGGCAGTACACGTGGCTGGTGCCCCAGGACGTGGAGGGCCTGGTTGACCTGCTGGGCGGAGAGCAGCGGTTCAGCCAGAAACTGGATTCGCTGTTTCTGGTGAAAGGCAGCATGGGCAAGGAAGCTTCCCCCGACATTTCGGGCCTGATAGGTATGTACGCCCACGGCAACGAGCCCGGCCACCACATCACCTATTTGTACAGCTACGTAGGCCAGCCCTGGATAACGGCCGAAAAAGTTCGCTTCATCACCGAGAACTTTTACACCGCTAAGCCCGACGGCATTATCGGCAACGAGGATGTCGGGCAGATGTCGGCGTGGCACGTTTTCTCCACCCTGGGCTTCTACCCGCTGAATCCGGCCAACGGCACCTACGTGTTTGGCAGCCCGGCTATCCGTCAGGCCATCATTCAGCTGGCGGCTGGCAAAACGCTAACCATTGAGGCTAAAAACAACAGCTCCGTCAACCAATACATCCAGGCGGTTACCCTCAACGGCCGGGCCTACCCCAAGTCCTACATCACGCACGAAGAGCTGCTCAAGGGAGGTACGCTGTCCTTTGAAATGGGCCCTAAGCCCAGCAAGACTTGGGGCGTGGCACCAGCCGACCGACCGAAATCGGTGCTCTAA